A part of Candidatus Desulfatibia profunda genomic DNA contains:
- a CDS encoding redox-regulated ATPase YchF produces the protein MQLKENVLKKILEELNCGRHVRDLALNHNEQKLISRFQFLTHKPLFVILNSGEKNFGRNQELLAKIEAKYQVVEFAGNFEMDLAAFSDSEEAGLFMAEMGIAESARDRMTRFAYEILGRISFITVGADEVRAWTLRT, from the coding sequence ATGCAACTGAAAGAGAATGTCCTCAAAAAGATACTCGAAGAGCTAAACTGCGGGCGGCATGTCCGGGATTTGGCTTTGAATCATAACGAACAAAAGTTGATCAGCAGATTTCAATTTTTAACTCACAAGCCGCTTTTTGTCATTCTTAACTCCGGAGAAAAAAACTTTGGTCGCAACCAAGAGCTGTTGGCCAAAATAGAAGCAAAATATCAGGTTGTCGAATTTGCGGGGAACTTCGAAATGGATCTGGCCGCCTTCAGCGACAGCGAAGAAGCCGGGCTGTTCATGGCGGAGATGGGAATCGCCGAATCCGCCCGTGACCGCATGACCCGCTTTGCCTATGAAATTTTGGGCCGTATCAGTTTTATTACCGTGGGAGCCGATGAGGTCCGGGCCTGGACGTTGCGCACCG